One window of the Thunnus albacares chromosome 3, fThuAlb1.1, whole genome shotgun sequence genome contains the following:
- the LOC122979220 gene encoding uncharacterized protein LOC122979220 isoform X3, which translates to MAFANLFTSLSAVNEGVDSPGQPAFTHRNDSENGKRNHGRKRKIQGEQPGPHNKKQCYQFQKTRTYNYKAINYQKQNTDSEHAGFTKDVVHNHGNKASHNNMGHKGQNYKNKHNHNINNQQQQRNKTEEQRNQHQQKDRQRPPNRGGNHQTRPPSRKGGGGSRNKNNKQNVQVNRTRFMSQEFKDQNALMVDGRLLCRHFLWGRCIKGDDCQLEHIQGYNNLIKEVCKFYVQGLCTKGESCPYMHKTFPCKFFHRKGKCSQGADCRFSHEPLDDVTNQLLDEALKRENDLYELAKKAEQESSGQPVNTEESEIIEANETPDILIQPLRPNFYNSAESNAQKEALLCQTEELADVTEETIPPYATAAQSHISPSNNRNHEEPVCYSVEAVLGPQLSKPFSGLFTTPGSQDSSPLSVPLTDSTLGSANQSEVPYSVDAVLRSCKSLGSSTFGHSPIPPAAPTALTVSYTPKTQQLSSANYKDKDLYLVNTKNEPNKFQEKTFKSLSSPQVHSGPTSKTCRDHHLTKGNGQLLTDITCSGDGFTDFEGRDAVSADPDASSIKTSDSAHHFAVKNQTEVHQNSKNSQSDLKLVAGQHYSSETTAECSSKTTHCGDLAVGCSKTLKRPFHSLFASPITDSLKPLPDSARPQGFIQSSCPTPQSADCRSKDIHVKTVVKPDKLNSAKSFLSLFASPLSERTAPPPGMLSQPDYSRTSSKSESSQPVDAVSHLSESKQKASKLETPLPCLVRPDDKEISHASKSPNFSLSPEKVNDESSTEHVNTKQQVNLTDSLSPAHQQLPNISSHKGSSVAATSNSVLKTLFLCLSPYQQDGEQQDNIQISVTSVSESEKKDESSTGCVFVEQQQRSKIKGRRRKNLKTQDSHKKSTEKTVAHWTEHQSSREMPQISLKATDPDVAEHQLRISDSHNFPFKAVLPMTQPHPRQTLKQTSEERTWVKGNMTVTPLKDLFKTLDPAVSHFRH; encoded by the exons ATGGCTTTCGCAAACCTGTTTACGAGTCTGTCTGCTGTCAATGAAGGTGTCGACAGCCCTGGTCAACCAGCATTTACTCACAG gaACGACAGTGAGAATGGTAAAAGAAATCATGGCAGAAAGAGGAAAATCCAGGGTGAGCAGCCTGGCCCTCATAACAAG AAGCAATGTTACCAATTccagaaaaccaggacttatAACTACAAGGCCATAAACTACCAGAAGCAAAACACCGACAGTGAGCACGCTGGCTTCACCAAGGATGTTGTACATAACCACGGCAATAAAGCCAGCCACAATAACATGGGTCACAAAGGCCAgaactacaaaaataaacataaccATAATATAAACAATCAACAACAGCAGAGAAATAAGACGGAGGAGCAGAGAAATCAGCATCAGCAGAAGGATCGACAGAGGCCTCCCAATAGAGGCGGAAACCATCAAACTAGACCTCCTTCAAGGAAAGGTGGAGGAGGcagtagaaataaaaataacaagcaG aACGTCCAGGTGAATCGCACCAGGTTCATGTCACAGGAGTTCAAGGACCAGAATGCTCTGATGGTGGATGGACGATTACTTTGTCGACATTTCCTTTGGGGAAGGTGCATCAAG GGTGATGACTGCCAACTGGAGCACATTCAGGGTTACAACAATCTCATCAAAGAAGTGTGCAAATTTTACGTCCAAGGCCTTTGCACAAAAGGGGAGAGCTGTCCATACATGCACA AGACCTTCCCCTGCAAGTTTTTCCATAGAAAAGGAAAGTGTTCTCAAGGGGCAGATTGCAGGTTTTCCCACGAACCACTTGATGATGTCACTAATCAGCTGTTGGATGAG GCATTAAAACGGGAAAATGACCTCTATGAACTTGCAAAGAAAGCTGAACAAGAGTCCTCAGGACAGCCAGTGAACACAGAGGAGTCAGAAATTATAGAAGCAAATGAGACCCCTGATATACTAATACAGCCACTCAg gCCTAACTTTTACAACAGTGCAGAGTCAAATGCACAAAAGGAAGCCTTGTTGTGTCAGACTGAAGAACTGGCCGATGttacagaggaaactatccCACCATATGCAACAGCTGCCCAATCTCACATCTCACCGTCAAATAACCGTAACCATGAGGAGCCAGTGTGCTATTCTGTTGAAGCAGTGCTCGGACCTCAACTGTCCAAACCGTTCTCTGGTCTCTTTACAACGCCTGGAAGTCAAGATTCTTCCCCCCTCTCTGTCCCACTGACTGATAGCACTTTAGGCTCTGCAAATCAAAGTGAAGTTCCTTACTCTGTCGATGCTGTTCTCAGGTCGTGCAAATCACTGGGCAGTTCTACTTTTGGTCACTCGCCTATCCCTCCTGCTGCTCCTACTGCACTAACTGTATCCTACACCCCGAAAACccagcagctcagctcagcaAACTATAAGGATAAGGACTTGTATTTGGTAAACACCAAAAATGAACCGAACAAATTCCAGGAAAAAACATTCAAGAGCCTGTCATCTCCCCAAGTGCACAGCGGCCCGACTTCAAAGACCTGCCGTGATCATCATCTTACAAAAGGAAACGGGCAACTGCTTACAGACATTACATGCTCTGGAGACG GTTTCACAGACtttgaaggaagagatgctgtTTCTGCTGACCCTGATGCTAGCTCCATTAAAACCAGTGATTCTGCTcatcattttgcagtaaaaaacCAAACTGAGGTCCACCAGAACTCCAAAAACTCACAATCTGACCTCAAACTTGTTGCAGGGCAACATTATTCTAGTGAAACTACAGCAGAGTGCAGCAGTAAAACAACTCATTGTGGTGATTTGGCAGTTGGATGTAGTAAAACCCTGAAGAGACCCTTTCATAGCCTTTTTGCAAGTCCTATTACTGACTCCCTAAAGCCACTACCAGATTCTGCTCGTCCTCAAGGCTTTATTCAATCTTCCTGTCCTACTCCACAGTCTGCAGATTGCAGAAGTAAAGATATTCATGTTAAAACTGTGGTTAAACCTGACAAGTTGAACTCTGCCAAGTCCTTCCTAAGCCTTTTTGCAAGTCCTCTTAGCGAGAGGACTGCTCCCCCCCCAGGCATGTTGTCTCAACCAGATTATTCAAGAACATCCTCTAAGTCTGAGTCAAGCCAGCCAGTTGATGCTGTATCTCATTTATCAGAGtccaaacaaaaagcttctAAGTTAGAGACACCTCTCCCATGCCTTGTTAGACCTGATGACAAAGAAATCTCTCATGCATCGAAATCCCCTAATTTCTCTCTAAGTCCTGAAAAGGTAAATGACGAAAGTTCAACTGAGCATGTAAATACAAAGCAGCAGGTGAACCTCACTGATTCTCTCAGCCCAGCCCATCAGCAGCTGCCTAACATCTCATCCCATAAAG GTTCTTCAGTAGCAGCCACTTCCAATTCAGTTCTGAAAACCCTCTTCTTGTGCCTGAGCCCGTATCAACAGGATGGAGAACAACAGGACAATATTCAGATCAGTGTCACTTCAG TTtcagaaagtgaaaagaaagatgaaagcaGCACTGGGTGCGTCTTTGTGGAGCAACAGCAGAGGAGTAAAATTaagggaagaagaaggaagaatcTCAAG ACTCAGGATTCCCACAAAAAGTCCACTGAGAAAACGGTTGCACACTGGACAGAGCACCAGTCCTCTCGTGAGATGCCTCAAATCTCTTTGAAGGCA
- the LOC122979220 gene encoding uncharacterized protein LOC122979220 isoform X1 yields MAFANLFTSLSAVNEGVDSPGQPAFTHRNDSENGKRNHGRKRKIQGEQPGPHNKKQCYQFQKTRTYNYKAINYQKQNTDSEHAGFTKDVVHNHGNKASHNNMGHKGQNYKNKHNHNINNQQQQRNKTEEQRNQHQQKDRQRPPNRGGNHQTRPPSRKGGGGSRNKNNKQNVQVNRTRFMSQEFKDQNALMVDGRLLCRHFLWGRCIKGDDCQLEHIQGYNNLIKEVCKFYVQGLCTKGESCPYMHKTFPCKFFHRKGKCSQGADCRFSHEPLDDVTNQLLDEALKRENDLYELAKKAEQESSGQPVNTEESEIIEANETPDILIQPLRPNFYNSAESNAQKEALLCQTEELADVTEETIPPYATAAQSHISPSNNRNHEEPVCYSVEAVLGPQLSKPFSGLFTTPGSQDSSPLSVPLTDSTLGSANQSEVPYSVDAVLRSCKSLGSSTFGHSPIPPAAPTALTVSYTPKTQQLSSANYKDKDLYLVNTKNEPNKFQEKTFKSLSSPQVHSGPTSKTCRDHHLTKGNGQLLTDITCSGDGKSEVMLKPSGKVLHSLFSRPPSQTSTPKHPTYLEPHLSGLTSDSEASINYFCPSSGFTDFEGRDAVSADPDASSIKTSDSAHHFAVKNQTEVHQNSKNSQSDLKLVAGQHYSSETTAECSSKTTHCGDLAVGCSKTLKRPFHSLFASPITDSLKPLPDSARPQGFIQSSCPTPQSADCRSKDIHVKTVVKPDKLNSAKSFLSLFASPLSERTAPPPGMLSQPDYSRTSSKSESSQPVDAVSHLSESKQKASKLETPLPCLVRPDDKEISHASKSPNFSLSPEKVNDESSTEHVNTKQQVNLTDSLSPAHQQLPNISSHKGSSVAATSNSVLKTLFLCLSPYQQDGEQQDNIQISVTSVSESEKKDESSTGCVFVEQQQRSKIKGRRRKNLKTQDSHKKSTEKTVAHWTEHQSSREMPQISLKATDPDVAEHQLRISDSHNFPFKAVLPMTQPHPRQTLKQTSEERTWVKGNMTVTPLKDLFKTLDPAVSHFRH; encoded by the exons ATGGCTTTCGCAAACCTGTTTACGAGTCTGTCTGCTGTCAATGAAGGTGTCGACAGCCCTGGTCAACCAGCATTTACTCACAG gaACGACAGTGAGAATGGTAAAAGAAATCATGGCAGAAAGAGGAAAATCCAGGGTGAGCAGCCTGGCCCTCATAACAAG AAGCAATGTTACCAATTccagaaaaccaggacttatAACTACAAGGCCATAAACTACCAGAAGCAAAACACCGACAGTGAGCACGCTGGCTTCACCAAGGATGTTGTACATAACCACGGCAATAAAGCCAGCCACAATAACATGGGTCACAAAGGCCAgaactacaaaaataaacataaccATAATATAAACAATCAACAACAGCAGAGAAATAAGACGGAGGAGCAGAGAAATCAGCATCAGCAGAAGGATCGACAGAGGCCTCCCAATAGAGGCGGAAACCATCAAACTAGACCTCCTTCAAGGAAAGGTGGAGGAGGcagtagaaataaaaataacaagcaG aACGTCCAGGTGAATCGCACCAGGTTCATGTCACAGGAGTTCAAGGACCAGAATGCTCTGATGGTGGATGGACGATTACTTTGTCGACATTTCCTTTGGGGAAGGTGCATCAAG GGTGATGACTGCCAACTGGAGCACATTCAGGGTTACAACAATCTCATCAAAGAAGTGTGCAAATTTTACGTCCAAGGCCTTTGCACAAAAGGGGAGAGCTGTCCATACATGCACA AGACCTTCCCCTGCAAGTTTTTCCATAGAAAAGGAAAGTGTTCTCAAGGGGCAGATTGCAGGTTTTCCCACGAACCACTTGATGATGTCACTAATCAGCTGTTGGATGAG GCATTAAAACGGGAAAATGACCTCTATGAACTTGCAAAGAAAGCTGAACAAGAGTCCTCAGGACAGCCAGTGAACACAGAGGAGTCAGAAATTATAGAAGCAAATGAGACCCCTGATATACTAATACAGCCACTCAg gCCTAACTTTTACAACAGTGCAGAGTCAAATGCACAAAAGGAAGCCTTGTTGTGTCAGACTGAAGAACTGGCCGATGttacagaggaaactatccCACCATATGCAACAGCTGCCCAATCTCACATCTCACCGTCAAATAACCGTAACCATGAGGAGCCAGTGTGCTATTCTGTTGAAGCAGTGCTCGGACCTCAACTGTCCAAACCGTTCTCTGGTCTCTTTACAACGCCTGGAAGTCAAGATTCTTCCCCCCTCTCTGTCCCACTGACTGATAGCACTTTAGGCTCTGCAAATCAAAGTGAAGTTCCTTACTCTGTCGATGCTGTTCTCAGGTCGTGCAAATCACTGGGCAGTTCTACTTTTGGTCACTCGCCTATCCCTCCTGCTGCTCCTACTGCACTAACTGTATCCTACACCCCGAAAACccagcagctcagctcagcaAACTATAAGGATAAGGACTTGTATTTGGTAAACACCAAAAATGAACCGAACAAATTCCAGGAAAAAACATTCAAGAGCCTGTCATCTCCCCAAGTGCACAGCGGCCCGACTTCAAAGACCTGCCGTGATCATCATCTTACAAAAGGAAACGGGCAACTGCTTACAGACATTACATGCTCTGGAGACGGTAAAAGTGAAGTTATGCTTAAGCCCAGCGGGAAAGTGTTGCACAGCCTTTTTTCAAGGCCCCCCAGTCAGACATCTACTCCCAAACATCCTACGTACTTAGAACCACATCTCTCTGGTCTGACATCTGACTCAGAAGCctcaataaattatttttgtccCTCTTCAGGTTTCACAGACtttgaaggaagagatgctgtTTCTGCTGACCCTGATGCTAGCTCCATTAAAACCAGTGATTCTGCTcatcattttgcagtaaaaaacCAAACTGAGGTCCACCAGAACTCCAAAAACTCACAATCTGACCTCAAACTTGTTGCAGGGCAACATTATTCTAGTGAAACTACAGCAGAGTGCAGCAGTAAAACAACTCATTGTGGTGATTTGGCAGTTGGATGTAGTAAAACCCTGAAGAGACCCTTTCATAGCCTTTTTGCAAGTCCTATTACTGACTCCCTAAAGCCACTACCAGATTCTGCTCGTCCTCAAGGCTTTATTCAATCTTCCTGTCCTACTCCACAGTCTGCAGATTGCAGAAGTAAAGATATTCATGTTAAAACTGTGGTTAAACCTGACAAGTTGAACTCTGCCAAGTCCTTCCTAAGCCTTTTTGCAAGTCCTCTTAGCGAGAGGACTGCTCCCCCCCCAGGCATGTTGTCTCAACCAGATTATTCAAGAACATCCTCTAAGTCTGAGTCAAGCCAGCCAGTTGATGCTGTATCTCATTTATCAGAGtccaaacaaaaagcttctAAGTTAGAGACACCTCTCCCATGCCTTGTTAGACCTGATGACAAAGAAATCTCTCATGCATCGAAATCCCCTAATTTCTCTCTAAGTCCTGAAAAGGTAAATGACGAAAGTTCAACTGAGCATGTAAATACAAAGCAGCAGGTGAACCTCACTGATTCTCTCAGCCCAGCCCATCAGCAGCTGCCTAACATCTCATCCCATAAAG GTTCTTCAGTAGCAGCCACTTCCAATTCAGTTCTGAAAACCCTCTTCTTGTGCCTGAGCCCGTATCAACAGGATGGAGAACAACAGGACAATATTCAGATCAGTGTCACTTCAG TTtcagaaagtgaaaagaaagatgaaagcaGCACTGGGTGCGTCTTTGTGGAGCAACAGCAGAGGAGTAAAATTaagggaagaagaaggaagaatcTCAAG ACTCAGGATTCCCACAAAAAGTCCACTGAGAAAACGGTTGCACACTGGACAGAGCACCAGTCCTCTCGTGAGATGCCTCAAATCTCTTTGAAGGCA
- the LOC122979220 gene encoding uncharacterized protein LOC122979220 isoform X2 — translation MAFANLFTSLSAVNEGVDSPGQPAFTHRNDSENGKRNHGRKRKIQGEQPGPHNKKQCYQFQKTRTYNYKAINYQKQNTDSEHAGFTKDVVHNHGNKASHNNMGHKGQNYKNKHNHNINNQQQQRNKTEEQRNQHQQKDRQRPPNRGGNHQTRPPSRKGGGGSRNKNNKQNVQVNRTRFMSQEFKDQNALMVDGRLLCRHFLWGRCIKGDDCQLEHIQGYNNLIKEVCKFYVQGLCTKGESCPYMHKTFPCKFFHRKGKCSQGADCRFSHEPLDDVTNQLLDEALKRENDLYELAKKAEQESSGQPVNTEESEIIEANETPDILIQPLRPNFYNSAESNAQKEALLCQTEELADVTEETIPPYATAAQSHISPSNNRNHEEPVCYSVEAVLGPQLSKPFSGLFTTPGSQDSSPLSVPLTDSTLGSANQSEVPYSVDAVLRSCKSLGSSTFGHSPIPPAAPTALTVSYTPKTQQLSSANYKDKDLYLVNTKNEPNKFQEKTFKSLSSPQVHSGPTSKTCRDHHLTKGNGQLLTDITCSGDGKSEVMLKPSGKVLHSLFSRPPSQTSTPKHPTYLEPHLSGLTSDSEASINYFCPSSGFTDFEGRDAVSADPDASSIKTSDSAHHFAVKNQTEVHQNSKNSQSDLKLVAGQHYSSETTAECSSKTTHCGDLAVGCSKTLKRPFHSLFASPITDSLKPLPDSARPQGFIQSSCPTPQSADCRSKDIHVKTVVKPDKLNSAKSFLSLFASPLSERTAPPPGMLSQPDYSRTSSKSESSQPVDAVSHLSESKQKASKLETPLPCLVRPDDKEISHASKSPNFSLSPEKVNDESSTEHVNTKQQVNLTDSLSPAHQQLPNISSHKGSSVAATSNSVLKTLFLCLSPYQQDGEQQDNIQISVTSESEKKDESSTGCVFVEQQQRSKIKGRRRKNLKTQDSHKKSTEKTVAHWTEHQSSREMPQISLKATDPDVAEHQLRISDSHNFPFKAVLPMTQPHPRQTLKQTSEERTWVKGNMTVTPLKDLFKTLDPAVSHFRH, via the exons ATGGCTTTCGCAAACCTGTTTACGAGTCTGTCTGCTGTCAATGAAGGTGTCGACAGCCCTGGTCAACCAGCATTTACTCACAG gaACGACAGTGAGAATGGTAAAAGAAATCATGGCAGAAAGAGGAAAATCCAGGGTGAGCAGCCTGGCCCTCATAACAAG AAGCAATGTTACCAATTccagaaaaccaggacttatAACTACAAGGCCATAAACTACCAGAAGCAAAACACCGACAGTGAGCACGCTGGCTTCACCAAGGATGTTGTACATAACCACGGCAATAAAGCCAGCCACAATAACATGGGTCACAAAGGCCAgaactacaaaaataaacataaccATAATATAAACAATCAACAACAGCAGAGAAATAAGACGGAGGAGCAGAGAAATCAGCATCAGCAGAAGGATCGACAGAGGCCTCCCAATAGAGGCGGAAACCATCAAACTAGACCTCCTTCAAGGAAAGGTGGAGGAGGcagtagaaataaaaataacaagcaG aACGTCCAGGTGAATCGCACCAGGTTCATGTCACAGGAGTTCAAGGACCAGAATGCTCTGATGGTGGATGGACGATTACTTTGTCGACATTTCCTTTGGGGAAGGTGCATCAAG GGTGATGACTGCCAACTGGAGCACATTCAGGGTTACAACAATCTCATCAAAGAAGTGTGCAAATTTTACGTCCAAGGCCTTTGCACAAAAGGGGAGAGCTGTCCATACATGCACA AGACCTTCCCCTGCAAGTTTTTCCATAGAAAAGGAAAGTGTTCTCAAGGGGCAGATTGCAGGTTTTCCCACGAACCACTTGATGATGTCACTAATCAGCTGTTGGATGAG GCATTAAAACGGGAAAATGACCTCTATGAACTTGCAAAGAAAGCTGAACAAGAGTCCTCAGGACAGCCAGTGAACACAGAGGAGTCAGAAATTATAGAAGCAAATGAGACCCCTGATATACTAATACAGCCACTCAg gCCTAACTTTTACAACAGTGCAGAGTCAAATGCACAAAAGGAAGCCTTGTTGTGTCAGACTGAAGAACTGGCCGATGttacagaggaaactatccCACCATATGCAACAGCTGCCCAATCTCACATCTCACCGTCAAATAACCGTAACCATGAGGAGCCAGTGTGCTATTCTGTTGAAGCAGTGCTCGGACCTCAACTGTCCAAACCGTTCTCTGGTCTCTTTACAACGCCTGGAAGTCAAGATTCTTCCCCCCTCTCTGTCCCACTGACTGATAGCACTTTAGGCTCTGCAAATCAAAGTGAAGTTCCTTACTCTGTCGATGCTGTTCTCAGGTCGTGCAAATCACTGGGCAGTTCTACTTTTGGTCACTCGCCTATCCCTCCTGCTGCTCCTACTGCACTAACTGTATCCTACACCCCGAAAACccagcagctcagctcagcaAACTATAAGGATAAGGACTTGTATTTGGTAAACACCAAAAATGAACCGAACAAATTCCAGGAAAAAACATTCAAGAGCCTGTCATCTCCCCAAGTGCACAGCGGCCCGACTTCAAAGACCTGCCGTGATCATCATCTTACAAAAGGAAACGGGCAACTGCTTACAGACATTACATGCTCTGGAGACGGTAAAAGTGAAGTTATGCTTAAGCCCAGCGGGAAAGTGTTGCACAGCCTTTTTTCAAGGCCCCCCAGTCAGACATCTACTCCCAAACATCCTACGTACTTAGAACCACATCTCTCTGGTCTGACATCTGACTCAGAAGCctcaataaattatttttgtccCTCTTCAGGTTTCACAGACtttgaaggaagagatgctgtTTCTGCTGACCCTGATGCTAGCTCCATTAAAACCAGTGATTCTGCTcatcattttgcagtaaaaaacCAAACTGAGGTCCACCAGAACTCCAAAAACTCACAATCTGACCTCAAACTTGTTGCAGGGCAACATTATTCTAGTGAAACTACAGCAGAGTGCAGCAGTAAAACAACTCATTGTGGTGATTTGGCAGTTGGATGTAGTAAAACCCTGAAGAGACCCTTTCATAGCCTTTTTGCAAGTCCTATTACTGACTCCCTAAAGCCACTACCAGATTCTGCTCGTCCTCAAGGCTTTATTCAATCTTCCTGTCCTACTCCACAGTCTGCAGATTGCAGAAGTAAAGATATTCATGTTAAAACTGTGGTTAAACCTGACAAGTTGAACTCTGCCAAGTCCTTCCTAAGCCTTTTTGCAAGTCCTCTTAGCGAGAGGACTGCTCCCCCCCCAGGCATGTTGTCTCAACCAGATTATTCAAGAACATCCTCTAAGTCTGAGTCAAGCCAGCCAGTTGATGCTGTATCTCATTTATCAGAGtccaaacaaaaagcttctAAGTTAGAGACACCTCTCCCATGCCTTGTTAGACCTGATGACAAAGAAATCTCTCATGCATCGAAATCCCCTAATTTCTCTCTAAGTCCTGAAAAGGTAAATGACGAAAGTTCAACTGAGCATGTAAATACAAAGCAGCAGGTGAACCTCACTGATTCTCTCAGCCCAGCCCATCAGCAGCTGCCTAACATCTCATCCCATAAAG GTTCTTCAGTAGCAGCCACTTCCAATTCAGTTCTGAAAACCCTCTTCTTGTGCCTGAGCCCGTATCAACAGGATGGAGAACAACAGGACAATATTCAGATCAGTGTCACTTCAG aaagtgaaaagaaagatgaaagcaGCACTGGGTGCGTCTTTGTGGAGCAACAGCAGAGGAGTAAAATTaagggaagaagaaggaagaatcTCAAG ACTCAGGATTCCCACAAAAAGTCCACTGAGAAAACGGTTGCACACTGGACAGAGCACCAGTCCTCTCGTGAGATGCCTCAAATCTCTTTGAAGGCA
- the LOC122977596 gene encoding group XIIB secretory phospholipase A2-like protein — MRPFLCLAQSSGHADTFSIASVSVSVSSQSLNILNYRMSRWALLAPLLLLLGLFIHSAVSQEDPAAAAQTPPGQASDGTQAEEDDEWGMNSIRGGFESVSGYFDSMLEFMGGRDGVCQYRCRYGKAPLPRPGYEMPQPNGCSSYFFGLPVPEGMDMGIPAMTKCCNQLDMCYDTCGSNKYRCDSKFRWCLHSICSDLKKSLGFVSKVETCETVADTLFNTVWTLGCRPYMNSQRAACLCQGEEKDEL; from the exons ATGAGGCCATTCCTGTGTCTGGCTCAAAGTTCAGGTCACGCAGACACTTTCAGTATTGCCTCTGTGAGTGTTAGTGTTTCCTCTCAGTCTCTGAACATACTGAACTACAGGATGTCCCGTTGGGCCCTTCTTGCTCCCCTTCTGCTCCTACTGGGCCTGTTTATCCACAGTGCTGTCAGTCAAGAGGACCcggctgcagcagcacagacaccaCCGGGCCAGGCCTCCGATGGCACGCAGGCAGAGGAAGACGATGAGTGGGGAATGAATTCCATCAGAGGAGGCTTTGAGTCAGTCAGCGGCTACTTTGATTCCATGCTGGAGTTCATGGGTGGACGTGATGGAGTGTGCCAATACCGCTGTCGATATG GTAAAGCTCCCCTTCCACGCCCTGGCTATGAGATGCCTCAACCTAATGGCTGTAGCTCCTACTTCTTTGGTCTTCCTGTTCCAGAGGGG ATGGACATGGGCATCCCTGCCATGACCAAATGCTGCAATCAGCTGGATATGTGTTACGACACCTGCGGCTCCAACAAGTACCGCTGCGACTCCAAGTTCCGCTGGTGCCTCCACAGCATCTGCTCTGACCTCAAGAAGAGCCTTGGCTTTGTGTCAAAAGTTGAAA CATGTGAAACTGTAGCAGACACCTTGTTCAACACAGTGTGGACTCTGGGCTGCAGACCCTACATGAACAGCCA